A genomic window from Gossypium hirsutum isolate 1008001.06 chromosome D10, Gossypium_hirsutum_v2.1, whole genome shotgun sequence includes:
- the LOC107913144 gene encoding CTD small phosphatase-like protein 2 isoform X2, which yields MPSLRMKAKSSTGSLREKNGLRVCQKSSVICKRPCCHVRVSQQGAEFSSCIQNSHDDVAPQGFETDGADVQQLILDEENSELQKQLSVFVDSATVGRMETAHSCASNLETIFSPFLESIQINNQPNIDNNAGNSDSPEVSALGTDDSDDNKSSFGSQTCNVSDFFISDMIIASIPFDGNAVDDNISGTDAFPDFKCSEPSMLFDVAEQYMILPFLEDTVKANEINYVNLHEEALMAQDNTGIHLAIGQMRSCVEDSDVNSDSDKADDFDPQSFIKSLPELSDVVSSFRPAATAMEARRRKPITLVLDLDETLVHSTLEPCDDADFTFTVFFNMKEHTVYVKQRPHLHKFLEKVAEMFEVVIFTASQSIYAEQLLDILDPDRKLISRRVYRESCIFSDGSYTKDLTVLGVDLAKVAIIDNSPQVYRLQVNNGIPIKSWFDDPSDCALISLLPFLETLVDIDDVRPVIAKKFGNKE from the exons ATGCCATCTCTAAGAATGAAGGCCAAGTCAAGCACGGGTTCTTTAAGAGAAAAAAATGGTCTCCGTGTGTGTCAGAAGTCTAGCGTGATTTGTAAAAGACCGTGCTGTCATGTCAGGGTTTCCCAACAAGGAGCTGAATTCAGTTCATGCATTCAAAACTCTCATGATG ACGTGGCCCCTCAAGGTTTTGAAACTGATGGGGCTGATGTTCAGCAACTAATTTTGGATGAAGAAAATTCCGAGCTTCAAAAACAGCTCTCAGTTTTTGTCGATTCTGCAACAGTGGGGAGAATG GAAACTGCCCACAGCTGTGCCTCAAACTTAGAGACAATATTCTCTCCTTTTCTGGAGTCAATCCAAATAAACAATCAACCTAATATTGACAATAATGCAG GGAATAGTGACAGCCCTGAAGTGTCCGCACTAGGCACTGATGATAGTGATGATAACAAAAGCTCATTTGGCAGTCAGACATGTAACGTATCAGATTTCTTTATATCTGACATGATAATTGCAAGCATACCTTTTGATGGAAATGCTGTTGATGATAACATCTCTGGAACCGATGCATTTCCTGATTTCAAGTGTTCTGAGCCAAGCATGTTGTTTGACGTGGCTGAGCAATACATGATATTACCTTTCCTCGAGGACACTGTCAAAGCCaatgaaataaattatgttaacTTGCATGAGGAAGCCTTGATGGCTCAAGATAATACTGGTATACATCTAGCAATTGGTCAGATGAGATCGTGTGTAGAGGACTCTGATGTTAACTCTGACTCTGATAAAGCAGATGACTTTGACCCACAATCGTTTATAAAAAGTTTACCAGAACTATCTGATGTAGTGTCAAGTTTCCGGCCTGCTGCAACTGCCATGGAAGCTCGGAGAAGGAAGCCCATAACTCTTGTGCTTGATTTGGATG AAACTCTTGTCCACTCTACTCTTGAACCTTGTGATGATGCTGACTTCACCTTTACAGTCTTTTTCAACATGAAAGAGCACACTGTGTATGTAAAGCAGAGGCCTCACCTCCATAAATTTTTGGAGAAAGTTGCAGAAATGTTTGAAGTTGTTATCTTCACTGCAAGTCAAAGCATTTATGCAGAACAACTACTGGACATACTGGACCCAGATAGAAAGCTCATATCCCGGCGGGTTTATCGTGAATCTTGCATTTTTTCAGATGGAAGTTACACTAAAGATTTAACAGTATTAGGTGTTGATCTTGCAAAAGTTGCTATAATTGATAATTCACCACAG GTTTACAGGTTACAAGTGAATAATGGGATTCCTATTAAGAGTTGGTTTGATGATCCATCCGATTGTGCACTAATTTCATTACTTCCCTTCTTAGAGACTCTGGTTGACATTGATGATGTCCGCCCTGTCATTGCCAAGAAATTTGGTAACAAGGAATAA
- the LOC107913144 gene encoding CTD small phosphatase-like protein 2 isoform X1, producing the protein MPSLRMKAKSSTGSLREKNGLRVCQKSSVICKRPCCHVRVSQQGAEFSSCIQNSHDDSSNVDVAPQGFETDGADVQQLILDEENSELQKQLSVFVDSATVGRMETAHSCASNLETIFSPFLESIQINNQPNIDNNAGNSDSPEVSALGTDDSDDNKSSFGSQTCNVSDFFISDMIIASIPFDGNAVDDNISGTDAFPDFKCSEPSMLFDVAEQYMILPFLEDTVKANEINYVNLHEEALMAQDNTGIHLAIGQMRSCVEDSDVNSDSDKADDFDPQSFIKSLPELSDVVSSFRPAATAMEARRRKPITLVLDLDETLVHSTLEPCDDADFTFTVFFNMKEHTVYVKQRPHLHKFLEKVAEMFEVVIFTASQSIYAEQLLDILDPDRKLISRRVYRESCIFSDGSYTKDLTVLGVDLAKVAIIDNSPQVYRLQVNNGIPIKSWFDDPSDCALISLLPFLETLVDIDDVRPVIAKKFGNKE; encoded by the exons ATGCCATCTCTAAGAATGAAGGCCAAGTCAAGCACGGGTTCTTTAAGAGAAAAAAATGGTCTCCGTGTGTGTCAGAAGTCTAGCGTGATTTGTAAAAGACCGTGCTGTCATGTCAGGGTTTCCCAACAAGGAGCTGAATTCAGTTCATGCATTCAAAACTCTCATGATG ATTCATCAAATGTAGACGTGGCCCCTCAAGGTTTTGAAACTGATGGGGCTGATGTTCAGCAACTAATTTTGGATGAAGAAAATTCCGAGCTTCAAAAACAGCTCTCAGTTTTTGTCGATTCTGCAACAGTGGGGAGAATG GAAACTGCCCACAGCTGTGCCTCAAACTTAGAGACAATATTCTCTCCTTTTCTGGAGTCAATCCAAATAAACAATCAACCTAATATTGACAATAATGCAG GGAATAGTGACAGCCCTGAAGTGTCCGCACTAGGCACTGATGATAGTGATGATAACAAAAGCTCATTTGGCAGTCAGACATGTAACGTATCAGATTTCTTTATATCTGACATGATAATTGCAAGCATACCTTTTGATGGAAATGCTGTTGATGATAACATCTCTGGAACCGATGCATTTCCTGATTTCAAGTGTTCTGAGCCAAGCATGTTGTTTGACGTGGCTGAGCAATACATGATATTACCTTTCCTCGAGGACACTGTCAAAGCCaatgaaataaattatgttaacTTGCATGAGGAAGCCTTGATGGCTCAAGATAATACTGGTATACATCTAGCAATTGGTCAGATGAGATCGTGTGTAGAGGACTCTGATGTTAACTCTGACTCTGATAAAGCAGATGACTTTGACCCACAATCGTTTATAAAAAGTTTACCAGAACTATCTGATGTAGTGTCAAGTTTCCGGCCTGCTGCAACTGCCATGGAAGCTCGGAGAAGGAAGCCCATAACTCTTGTGCTTGATTTGGATG AAACTCTTGTCCACTCTACTCTTGAACCTTGTGATGATGCTGACTTCACCTTTACAGTCTTTTTCAACATGAAAGAGCACACTGTGTATGTAAAGCAGAGGCCTCACCTCCATAAATTTTTGGAGAAAGTTGCAGAAATGTTTGAAGTTGTTATCTTCACTGCAAGTCAAAGCATTTATGCAGAACAACTACTGGACATACTGGACCCAGATAGAAAGCTCATATCCCGGCGGGTTTATCGTGAATCTTGCATTTTTTCAGATGGAAGTTACACTAAAGATTTAACAGTATTAGGTGTTGATCTTGCAAAAGTTGCTATAATTGATAATTCACCACAG GTTTACAGGTTACAAGTGAATAATGGGATTCCTATTAAGAGTTGGTTTGATGATCCATCCGATTGTGCACTAATTTCATTACTTCCCTTCTTAGAGACTCTGGTTGACATTGATGATGTCCGCCCTGTCATTGCCAAGAAATTTGGTAACAAGGAATAA
- the LOC107913143 gene encoding uncharacterized protein, which translates to MSGKGGGGGNNGIGKGNNSGLSGIPPGSRKMVQSLKEIVNCPEPEIYAMLKDCNMDPNEAVNRLLSQDPFHEVKSKRDKKKESKDSVDARSRGANNLGSRGGRSGSDRYTGRGGSSHYSSNESGPSHGKPAQKRENGGLPVAGSSSSASGMQGNNMNRRPQSHSEVAVSEHKISTVGLGDGVSSSSQPTGYQSAWLGVPGQVSMADIVKMGRPQNKTSVVPNPSQQGTNNRHHVVPPPAALQSNLQDQASKVADISYEPDGTKNQQVSSRDEWPPIENPSAASVTSVLESPAESGLYANASNLPLGRSNQHLKSQWEEAQAVDDGPLETVNNNHVRSPSISSRNIQEDNSRGSSLYDNDLYKDMNSYQPQRPAFENEEAEDGSSSVAVDLQQLNLHNDDREPSTEEDNPSVIIPNHLQVHTPDCSHLSFGSFGPGIGSGFSGQFASMTSKNNLDDVPEVADASSIGHSDNRNPEYYADEHLRSDTEGNIINRSNVSTANYEVPEDSQPEVLKQDVSEAAQGSQYSFPPSASGYNYENSEQLNPSFAHMQTSSQMQNLNPFSSVMQAYTNSLPSTLLTSTVQTAREPDLPYSPFPVTQSMPTRYSNATSSISGPTISMPEALRATGISAAQPTQQSLPGASVATGPALPQHLAMHPFSQPTLPLGHFANMISYPFLPQSYTYMPSAFQQTFTGNSNYPQSLAAMLPQYKNSVSVSSLPQSAAIPSGYGFGSSTNIPGGLPLNPPTAPAGTTIGYDDVLSSQYKDNNHLMSLQQNENSGMWIHGPGSRTMSAVPASTYYSFQGQNQQAGGFRQGQQPPSQHFGSLGYPNFYHSQTGVSLDPQQQNPRDGSLSGSQGQPPSKQTQQLWQNNY; encoded by the exons ATGAGCGGGAAAGGAGGCGGAGGTGGAAATAATGGGATAGGGAAGGGTAATAATAGTGGACTTTCAGGTATTCCGCCTGGGTCTCGCAAGATGGTCCAGAGCTTGAAGGAGATTGTTAACTGCCCTGAACCTGAGATCTATGCTATGCTTAAAGACTGTAATATGGACCCTAACGAGGCTGTCAATCGCCTCCTCTCTCAAG ATCCTTTTCACGAGGTGAAGAGCAAACGAGACAAGAAAAAAGAG AGCAAGGACTCAGTTGATGCGAGGTCTCGTGGTGCCAATAACCTTGGGAGTCGTGGTGGTAGGAGTGGTTCAGACCGATATACTGGGCGTGGTGGTTCATCCCATTACAGTTCAAATG AGTCTGGCCCTTCGCATGGTAAACCTGCacaaaagagagaaaatggaGGTCTTCCTGTTGCAGGGTCTTCATCTTCTGCATCTGGTATGCAAGGAAATAACATGAATCGTCGACCTCAATCCCACAG TGAAGTTGCAGTTTCAGAACATAAAATTTCCACAGTAGGTTTAGGTGATGGGGTTTCTTCTTCATCACAGCCTACAGGATACCAATCTGCTTGGTTGGGGGTTCCAGGTCAAGTATCAATGGCTGATATTGTGAAGATGGGCAGGCCACAAAACAAGACTTCTGTGGTGCCAAACCCATCTCAGCAAGGCACTAATAATCGGCATCATGTGGTTCCTCCTCCAGCAGCATTACAGTCCAACTTACAGGACCAGGCTTCCAAGGTGGCAGATATTTCTTATGAGCCTGATGGCACCAAAAATCAGCAGGTTTCTTCAAGAGATGAATGGCCCCCCATTGAGAATCCATCTGCTGCTAGTGTGACCTCTGTCTTAGAGTCCCCTGCAGAATCTGGACTTTATGCTAATGCATCTAACTTGCCCTTGGGTAGAAGTAATCAACATTTGAAATCCCAGTGGGAGGAAGCTCAGGCAGTGGATGATGGTCCTCTTGAAACTGTCAATAATAACCATGTTAGGTCCCCTTCTATTTCAAGTAGAAATATACAAGAGGATAACTCCAGAGGTTCATCTCTTTATGATAACGACTTATATAAGGACATGAATTCCTATCAGCCTCAAAGACCTGCCTTTGAGAACGAAGAAG CTGAAGATGGTTCTTCATCAGTAGCTGTGGATTTGCAGCAACTTAATTTGCATAATGATGATAGGGAGCCCTCAACTGAAGAGGATAATCCTTCTGTAATAATTCCAAATCATCTACAAGTCCACACCCCGGACTGTTCGCATTTGAGTTTTGGTAGTTTTGGACCTGGAATTGGTTCTGGCTTTTCTGGACAATTTGCATCAATGACCTCAAAGAataatttggatgatgttcctgAAGTAGCAGATGCATCATCTATTGGGCACTCAGATAATAG GAATCCCGAGTACTATGCTGATGAACATCTCAGAAGTGACACGGAAggaaatataataaatagaagTAATGTTAGCACTGCAAACTATGAGGTTCCTGAAGATTCTCAACCAGAGGTTTTGAAACAGGATGTTTCTGAAGCTGCCCAAGGGAGCCAATATTCATTTCCTCCATCTGCGTCTGGTTATAACTATGAAAACTCTGAACAATTAAATCCTTCTTTCGCTCATATGCAGACAAGCTCTCAAATGCAAAATCTCAATCCTTTCTCAAGTGTAATG CAAGCATATACGAACTCGTTGCCGAGCACTTTGTTGACATCAACTGTTCAGACTGCAAGGGAGCCAGATCTTCCATATTCACCCTTCCCTGTGACTCAGTCGATGCCAACAAGATACAGCAATGCCACCTCTTCCATTAGTGGTCCAACCATTTCTATGCCAGAG GCTCTAAGAGCAACTGGTATTTCTGCAGCGCAGCCCACACAACAGTCACTGCCTGGTGCGAGTGTTGCTACAGGACCTGCACTTCCGCAACATCTAGCCATGCACCCTTTTTCCCAACCTACACTTCCATTGGGACACTTTGCCAACATGATTAGTTATCCTTTCTTACCTCAGAGTTACACCTATATGCCATCAGCTTTCCAGCAAACATTTACTGGTAATAGTAACTATCCTCAGTCCCTGGCAGCAATGCTCCCCCAATACAAGAATAGTGTTTCTGTAAGCAGCTTGCCTCAATCTGCTGCAATTCCATCTGGCTATGGGTTTGGGAGCTCTACCAACATCCCTGGAGGACTTCCTCTGAATCCACCTACTGCACCTGCGGGGACAACTATTGGCTACGACGATGTTCTTAGTTCTCAGTACAAGGACAACAATCATTTGATGTCACTCCAGCAG AATGAGAATTCAGGCATGTGGATTCATGGCCCTGGCTCACGAACAATGTCCGCTGTTCCTGCAAGCACATATTACAGCTTCCAGGGGCAGAACCAGCAGGCTGGTGGGTTTCGACAAGGGCAACAACCACCTTCACAGCATTTTGGGTCACTTGGATACCCAAATTTCTACCATTCACAAACGGGAGTATCGCTGGACCCTCAGCAGCAAAACCCTAGGGATGGGTCCCTGAGTGGGTCTCAAGGCCAGCCACCATCAAAGCAGACCCAGCAGTTATGGCAAAACAATTACTAA
- the LOC107911083 gene encoding probable methyltransferase At1g29790, producing the protein MGFTMGLNFVLLLVMVATNILSLYHLSSTVQSPNPPPPVPVPDHLLRQLNTIRASINHLTRHNPSSSSTTAEPSSAVPRDLILHSQIGPIASSCHNHPDLLHRYMNYTPFSTCPYDPDLQETLILNGCHPLPRRRCFSRTPSKPPSSLPLTHFPTSLPDSGVIWNKYSCKSFACLSQNNPTGFDLNAQRSSLQKYTSELDLPLTQFMQLAKSANSPIRLGIDIGGGTGTFAALMKKSYNVTMLTTTMNVNAPYNEAVALRGLVPLHVPLQQRFPVFDGTMDLVRCGRAVNRWIPLSVMEFMFYDVDRVLRGGGYLWVDRFFSKAVDLEKIYGPLIGKLGYKKVKWAVANKTDPSGLKHGEVYLSALLQKPVSKS; encoded by the coding sequence ATGGGTTTCACCATGGGTTTGAACTTCGTTCTCCTCTTAGTCATGGTAGCTACCAATATCCTTTCCCTTTATCATCTCTCTTCCACCGTCCAATCTCCCAACCCTCCTCCCCCTGTTCCCGTCCCTGACCACCTTCTCCGTCAGCTTAACACCATACGCGCCAGCATTAACCACCTCACGCGCCATAACCCTTCTTCTTCATCCACCACTGCTGAACCCAGTTCTGCTGTACCTCGAGATCTTATCCTCCACTCTCAGATCGGTCCCATTGCTTCTTCTTGTCACAACCATCCTGATCTTCTTCATAGGTATATGAATTACACTCCTTTTTCGACTTGCCCTTACGATCCTGACCTCCAAGAGACGCTTATTCTTAACGGCTGTCACCCACTTCCACGGCGGCGTTGTTTTTCTAGAACCCCATCGAAACCGCCTTCTTCACTTCCGTTAACTCATTTCCCGACTTCACTCCCCGATTCCGGCGTTATATGGAACAAATACTCGTGTAAATCTTTCGCTTGTTTGTCTCAAAACAACCCCACTGGGTTCGATCTCAACGCTCAACGCTCTTCCCTTCAAAAATACACTTCGGAACTCGATCTTCCCTTGACTCAGTTCATGCAATTGGCCAAATCGGCTAACTCACCGATCCGTCTCGGTATTGACATAGGCGGTGGAACCGGAACTTTCGCCGCACTAATGAAGAAATCGTACAACGTCACGATGTTGACCACCACTATGAACGTCAATGCGCCTTACAATGAAGCCGTGGCATTAAGGGGGTTAGTGCCATTACACGTGCCTTTACAACAAAGGTTCCCAGTTTTCGACGGCACAATGGATCTGGTCCGGTGTGGGAGAGCGGTGAACCGGTGGATACCATTGTCGGTGATGGAATTCATGTTCTACGATGTGGATAGAGTGTTGAGAGGTGGTGGGTATTTGTGGGTGGATCGATTCTTTAGCAAAGCAGTGGATCTTGAGAAAATTTATGGGCCATTGATTGGTAAGCTTGGATACAAGAAAGTGAAATGGGCAGTGGCTAACAAGACAGATCCTAGTGGTTTGAAACATGGTGAAGTTTATTTGTCTGCTTTGTTACAAAAGCCTGTTTCAAAATCATGA
- the LOC107913141 gene encoding DNA-binding protein DDB_G0278111 isoform X2, whose amino-acid sequence MADPELEAIRQRRMQELMARQGGNQQNPEQQKAQEDAKREADERRQMMLSQILSSEARERLARIALVKPEKARGVEDVLLRAAQTGQIAEKVSEERLISLLEQINTQTTKQTKVTIQRRRSVLDDDD is encoded by the exons ATG GCTGATCCTGAACTAGAAGCAATTAGACAAAGAAGGATGCAAGAGTTAATGGCTCGACAGGGG GGGAATCAACAGAACCCTGAGCAACAGAAAGCTCAGGAAGATGCCAAGAG GGAGGCAGATGAACGGAGGCAAATGATGCTTAGTCAGATTTTGTCCAGTGAAGCACGCGAAAGAC TTGCTCGAATTGCCTTGGTGAAACCTGAGAAGGCTAGGGGTGTGGAGGATGTTCTACTAAGAGCTGCTCAGACAGGCCAGATAGCTGAGAAG GTTTCAGAGGAGAGGCTTATATCGCTGTTGGAACAGATAAACACCCAAACAACTAAACAGACCAAAGTCACC ATCCAGAGGCGTCGGAGTGTTCTTGATGATGATGATTAG
- the LOC107913141 gene encoding DNA-binding protein DDB_G0278111 isoform X1, translating to MADPELEAIRQRRMQELMARQGVGNQQNPEQQKAQEDAKREADERRQMMLSQILSSEARERLARIALVKPEKARGVEDVLLRAAQTGQIAEKVSEERLISLLEQINTQTTKQTKVTIQRRRSVLDDDD from the exons ATG GCTGATCCTGAACTAGAAGCAATTAGACAAAGAAGGATGCAAGAGTTAATGGCTCGACAGGGGGTG GGGAATCAACAGAACCCTGAGCAACAGAAAGCTCAGGAAGATGCCAAGAG GGAGGCAGATGAACGGAGGCAAATGATGCTTAGTCAGATTTTGTCCAGTGAAGCACGCGAAAGAC TTGCTCGAATTGCCTTGGTGAAACCTGAGAAGGCTAGGGGTGTGGAGGATGTTCTACTAAGAGCTGCTCAGACAGGCCAGATAGCTGAGAAG GTTTCAGAGGAGAGGCTTATATCGCTGTTGGAACAGATAAACACCCAAACAACTAAACAGACCAAAGTCACC ATCCAGAGGCGTCGGAGTGTTCTTGATGATGATGATTAG